One region of Pieris rapae chromosome Z, ilPieRapa1.1, whole genome shotgun sequence genomic DNA includes:
- the LOC111003330 gene encoding mitochondrial-processing peptidase subunit beta-like yields the protein MFRLLYKNGIRRHVLNTARNYCRCIMPALTHVYESGPINSSLYPSGFILVHEERDCPNACVSLTFDAGSRYESANENGVTHFFEHLCFRGTKKRSKSNIECEMNEIGGKFKCYTTREMIGFSAECLYENLPRALDLLTDCIFNNSLSNTEIEIQKCIIYQEMLQHDNDSLSVLFDYLHSTAFQGTPLNQSVMGPSQNLYNFNSSSIAAYVEKMFVPPRMIFSCVGPIKQEQACNLANTYLNRDVPDPMLTRRYRFTAGDVRYRDDSMHVAHIALTVEAPPIPHADYLPMLLAAMAIGAWDRSQPSGINHSSTLAQAGGAGIFNSYEAFYIAYRDAGLWGVHFVSPRMQVDNAVALMQNEWMRLCTIITDSELIKTKIQLKWKILKENETIEGACLNHAKWVFYTKFAQTVKEKFNSIDQLVADDVRRVCYEYVYNKCPVITAVGATEALLPTSRLTGGMYWLRY from the coding sequence atgtttaggttactttataaaaatggcATTCGGAGACATGTACTAAATACGGCACGCAACTACTGCAGATGTATCATGCCTGCATTGACTCATGTATATGAATCGGGGCCTATTAATAGTAGCTTATATCCGTCTGGATTCATCCTCGTACATGAAGAAAGAGATTGCCCTAATGCATGCGTCTCTCTTACATTTGACGCTGGATCGAGATATGAATCAGCAAACGAAAATGGCGTCACACACTTTTTTGAGCACTTGTGTTTTAGGGGAACCAAGAAGCGATCAAAAAGCAACATTGAATGTGAGATGAATGAAATTGGCGGCAAgtttaaatgttatacaaCACGTGAAATGATTGGTTTTAGCGCCGAGTGCTTGTACGAAAATCTTCCTCGAGCTTTAGATCTGTTAACAGATTGCATATTTAACAATTCCTTATCCAacactgaaattgaaattcaaaaatgtattatctaCCAAGAAATGCTGCAACACGACAATGATTCTCTATCGGTTCTGTTTGATTATTTACATTCCACTGCGTTTCAGGGTACGCCGCTAAATCAATCAGTCATGGGTCCCAGTCAGAATCTTTACAATTTCAATTCTAGCTCGATAGCGGCGTATGtagaaaaaatgtttgtgCCCCCACGAATGATTTTTTCATGTGTGGGTCCTATAAAGCAAGAACAGGCGTGTAACCTCGCAAATACATACTTAAACAGAGATGTGCCCGATCCTATGCTTACAAGGCGTTACAGATTTACTGCAGGTGATGTTCGTTACAGGGACGATTCCATGCACGTAGCGCATATTGCACTAACTGTAGAAGCACCGCCGATACCACACGCCGATTATCTGCCCATGTTATTAGCAGCGATGGCGATCGGAGCTTGGGATAGGTCACAGCCAAGCGGAATTAACCACTCATCCACACTAGCCCAAGCCGGGGGAGCCGgcatatttaattcatatgaggCATTTTACATAGCTTATAGAGATGCCGGTTTGTGGGGCGTTCATTTCGTTTCACCGCGAATGCAAGTAGACAACGCTGTCGCATTAATGCAAAATGAATGGATGAGATTATGCACAATAATTACCGACtcggaattaattaaaacaaaaatacaattgaaGTGGAAAATTCTGAAGGAAAATGAAACAATAGAGGGTGCTTGTCTTAATCACGCGAAGTGGGTATTCTATACTAAATTCGCGCAAACGGTAAAAGagaaattcaattcaatagaCCAGTTGGTCGCAGACGATGTGAGACGAGTGTGCTACGAGTATGTCTATAACAAATGTCCCGTTATCACTGCCGTAGGGGCAACAGAAGCCCTATTACCAACTAGCAGATTGACAGGTGGTATGTATTGGTTGAGATATTGA
- the LOC111003331 gene encoding mitochondrial-processing peptidase subunit beta-like — MFRKIYQRRTLLYHHTRKICKGPENVQTLELPNGLRVVTERIESPLACVNLFARVGSRYENYDTNGISHFIEHMAFRGFTSMDCETVACQVNNLEAKITSKTTREFQVFSAVCPSTFAGDIVGLLAKIVTELELSDQEMDCERNIIQQEMKWLDMNPKKVMFDYLHETAFQGTPLANRVIGPSRNVNKFNRDCACYFMRNHYTPTRLLFVAAGDVSSDTIAAAASRHVGSTECETKADFSPCRFTASQVRFRDDSMPFAHISLAFEAPGYKSLDYLPLLVAKNYFGSWHRSQGGSDRHASDAVRAVATDNLCEQLESFYIAHSDVGLWGVYFVVPNMNIENVIYNIQNMLMHLCCTITKNDVERAVNITKLELARRIDGVVNSAFDIGVQIMLKNERTPLQNIYQDLSRLDPKAIKAVAEACIYDKPLVTAAVGPTEELPDYNRLQAGQYWLRL; from the coding sequence atgtttcgGAAAATATACCAGCGCCGTACTTTGTTATATCACCatacaagaaaaatatgtaaaggACCAGAAAACGTTCAGACTTTAGAATTACCCAATGGACTACGCGTAGTCACTGAGAGAATTGAAAGCCCCTTAGCTTGCGTCAATCTTTTTGCCAGAGTCGGATCCAGGTATGAAAATTACGATACAAATGGTATTTCCCATTTCATTGAACACATGGCATTCAGAGGATTCACTTCCATGGATTGTGAAACAGTAGCGTGCCAGGTAAATAATTTAGAGGCCAAAATAACATCCAAAACAACGCGAGAATTTCAAGTTTTCAGTGCAGTTTGCCCCAGCACATTTGCTGGTGATATTGTAGGTTTACTAGCGAAAATAGTTACCGAATTAGAGTTATCAGACCAAGAGATGGATTGTGAAAGGAATATTATACAGCAAGAAATGAAATGGCTCGACATGAATCCTAAAAAAGTTATGTTTGACTATTTACATGAAACAGCTTTTCAAGGAACGCCCTTAGCAAATCGAGTTATCGGACCCTCAAGAAacgtgaataaatttaatcgagATTGCGCCTGTTACTTCATGAGAAATCACTATACTCCGACTCGGTTGCTTTTCGTAGCGGCCGGTGATGTCTCTTCAGATACAATAGCAGCAGCTGCTAGTCGACACGTTGGTAGTACCGAATGTGAAACAAAGGCGGATTTTAGCCCTTGCCGTTTCACGGCTTCCCAAGTGCGTTTCCGCGACGATTCAATGCCATTTGCACATATTTCTCTCGCTTTTGAAGCACCAGGCTATAAAAGTTTGGACTATTTACCGCTTTTAGTTGCGAAAAATTACTTCGGGTCGTGGCACAGAAGTCAAGGAGGGAGTGATAGGCACGCATCCGACGCAGTGCGTGCAGTCGCAACAGATAATCTATGTGAACAGCTGGAATCGTTTTACATAGCTCATAGTGATGTTGGTCTATGGGGTGTATACTTTGTCGTGCCCAACATGAACATTGAGAATGTCATTTACAACATACAGAATATGTTGATGCATTTATGTTGTACTATCACTAAAAATGACGTAGAACGAGCGGTCAATATAACTAAGTTGGAGTTAGCGCGACGTATAGATGGAGTTGTGAACTCTGCTTTTGATATAGGCGTACAAATTATGTTGAAGAACGAAAGAACTCCATTGCAGAATATATATCAAGATCTTTCGCGTCTAGACCCAAAAGCAATCAAGGCGGTCGCTGAAGCTTGCATTTATGACAAACCACTCGTCACTGCTGCAGTGGGACCTACTGAAGAACTGCCCGACTATAATAGATTACAGGCTGGACAGTATTGGTTGCgtctttaa